One genomic region from Anabaena sp. PCC 7108 encodes:
- a CDS encoding amidohydrolase family protein → MLHGYKIIDADSHVIEPPQIWSKYLPPEFKHFAPSADMKIQGEDIVENISPQVREMGNQEMMQAHPNAYFHRYDSESHLQAMVQMGVDIAFIYPTYGLWLFAIDTMPAEVVGAFTHAYNTWLYEEFCSYAPDRLKGVGAINLHKPEQMVSQLYRIADFGWKAVFLRPNPVKGRILSDPAYEPFWTACEELGIAVGIHEGTHSCLPTTGADRFNTRFALHACSHPMEQMMALLALIEGGVLERHPQLKVGFLESGCGWLPYWLWRMDEEYKNLHWEVNNHVKIPPSEYFRRQCFVSVEPSEPYLAQIIDYIGADNLIFGSDYPHMDHRPDIVTTLLELEVELSPETIQKIVWDNPSRFYGLT, encoded by the coding sequence ATGCTGCACGGATATAAAATTATTGATGCTGATTCCCATGTGATTGAGCCTCCGCAGATATGGTCTAAGTATCTTCCTCCTGAATTTAAGCATTTTGCACCCTCAGCAGACATGAAAATTCAAGGGGAAGACATTGTGGAAAACATATCCCCGCAAGTTCGAGAAATGGGCAATCAGGAGATGATGCAGGCTCACCCCAATGCTTATTTTCATCGCTACGATTCAGAATCTCACCTTCAAGCAATGGTGCAGATGGGGGTCGATATAGCGTTTATTTATCCTACTTATGGACTGTGGCTCTTTGCTATTGATACCATGCCAGCGGAAGTGGTGGGAGCTTTTACCCATGCTTACAATACTTGGTTATATGAAGAATTTTGTAGCTATGCCCCAGACAGATTAAAAGGAGTAGGAGCTATTAATCTTCATAAACCAGAGCAAATGGTATCACAATTATATCGCATAGCTGACTTTGGCTGGAAAGCCGTGTTTTTACGCCCTAACCCCGTGAAAGGGAGAATTTTAAGTGATCCTGCCTATGAGCCATTTTGGACAGCCTGTGAGGAATTAGGCATAGCAGTGGGAATTCATGAAGGAACCCATAGCTGCTTACCAACTACAGGTGCAGATCGATTTAATACTCGGTTTGCACTGCACGCTTGTTCCCACCCAATGGAACAGATGATGGCCTTATTAGCCTTAATTGAAGGAGGGGTGTTAGAACGTCACCCTCAGCTAAAGGTAGGGTTTCTAGAGTCTGGTTGTGGCTGGCTTCCTTATTGGCTCTGGCGCATGGATGAAGAATATAAAAATTTACATTGGGAGGTTAACAACCATGTAAAAATACCTCCATCGGAGTATTTTCGTCGTCAGTGTTTTGTGTCCGTTGAACCATCTGAACCTTATTTGGCTCAAATTATCGACTATATCGGTGCTGATAACTTAATCTTCGGCTCTGATTACCCTCACATGGATCATAGACCGGACATCGTGACAACGCTTTTAGAGCTTGAAGTAGAGCTATCTCCAGAAACAATACAAAAGATTGTTTGGGATAATCCCAGTCGTTTTTACGGTTTGACTTGA
- a CDS encoding TOMM precursor leader peptide-binding protein, with product MINKPHFKPCYSVETIAPDQVFLLSEREVIWLSDHLSYRVASLLQEHHYSVDEIIEIIQLELLNKQQLPQERNDFFQNFLDISIKTQYALFQMEKQGYLVEKNDSLPSHLAIFCHHLNITPTVAYLRLQSTKVTVKPYPSLPTADLIAILKSLHIQVVDEGHLTVVLTDDYLHPNLEEFNQQALKSQSPWMLVNPLGTKIWIGPIFNPHKTGCWECLANRLRNNRPVERFIQKHKDISTPISPPLGFLNSTVQTALGMVATEIFKWIIQGRNQQLEGTLLTYDTLTLQTQNHILVKRPQCSSCGEINEQNHKPLPIILEHRQKKFTQDGGHRYCSPQETFRKYQHHISPITGIVRELQKIPGNGLTHTYIAKHHFLSIFDDLDGLRQNIGGRSAGKGRTDIQSRVSGFCEAVERYSGVFQGNEIRQKSSYQNMGEKAIHPNICMNFSEKQYQNRQEWNAECKGWFQKVPEPFDIEKEIDWTPVWSLTHQEFKYLPTVYCYYGYSQPDSPDCWADSNGCAAGNTLEEAILQGFMELVERDCVALWWYNRLQKTQVDLDSFNEPYFQELKEYYRSLNRELWVLDITSDFGISAFAAISRRIDQEVEDIILGYGAHFDPQIAISRALTEVNQILPNVLSVQGNGSTQYPPSADPLAIEWWKSATVANQPYLLPNSLSIPKINADYPQLASDDLLEDIRLCQQIVEENGLEMLVLDQTRADIGLRVAKVIVPGMRHMWKRLGSGRLDQVPVKMGWLQESLREDELNPYPMWM from the coding sequence ATGATCAATAAACCCCATTTTAAGCCTTGTTACTCCGTGGAAACTATAGCACCAGACCAGGTATTTCTCTTGTCTGAAAGAGAGGTAATTTGGTTGAGTGATCACCTTTCTTATCGTGTAGCTTCTTTACTGCAAGAACACCATTACAGTGTTGATGAAATTATAGAAATAATTCAACTAGAACTATTAAATAAACAACAATTACCTCAGGAAAGAAACGACTTTTTCCAAAATTTTCTTGATATCAGTATCAAGACTCAATATGCCCTATTCCAAATGGAAAAACAAGGATATCTGGTTGAAAAGAATGACTCATTACCATCGCATTTAGCTATTTTTTGTCATCATCTCAACATTACTCCCACAGTCGCTTATCTAAGGTTGCAATCAACTAAAGTTACCGTCAAACCTTATCCTTCTCTTCCTACCGCAGACTTAATAGCTATTCTTAAATCCCTTCATATTCAAGTAGTTGATGAAGGACATCTTACAGTTGTCTTAACTGATGACTACCTCCACCCTAACCTAGAGGAATTTAATCAACAAGCATTAAAGTCCCAATCTCCCTGGATGTTAGTCAATCCTCTTGGTACCAAAATCTGGATAGGTCCTATATTTAATCCCCATAAAACTGGGTGTTGGGAATGCCTTGCAAACCGCTTACGAAATAATCGCCCCGTTGAAAGGTTTATTCAAAAGCATAAAGATATTTCTACCCCTATTTCTCCACCGCTGGGATTCCTGAATTCTACAGTGCAAACAGCATTAGGAATGGTAGCTACAGAGATTTTTAAGTGGATTATCCAAGGCAGAAATCAACAATTAGAAGGGACTTTATTAACCTATGATACGCTGACTCTCCAAACCCAAAATCATATCCTCGTTAAGCGTCCTCAATGTTCTAGTTGTGGAGAAATAAATGAACAAAATCACAAACCTCTACCCATTATTTTAGAACATCGTCAGAAAAAATTTACTCAAGATGGAGGACATCGTTATTGTTCACCCCAAGAAACTTTTAGAAAATATCAACATCATATTAGTCCCATTACTGGCATTGTCAGAGAATTGCAAAAAATACCAGGAAATGGGTTAACTCATACATACATTGCCAAGCATCATTTTCTTAGTATCTTTGATGATTTAGACGGCTTACGGCAAAACATCGGAGGTAGAAGTGCAGGAAAAGGTAGGACTGATATTCAATCGAGGGTGAGTGGTTTTTGTGAAGCTGTTGAAAGATATTCCGGCGTATTTCAGGGAAATGAAATCAGACAAAAAAGCAGTTATCAGAATATGGGTGAAAAAGCTATTCATCCTAATATCTGCATGAATTTCAGCGAAAAACAATACCAGAATCGGCAAGAATGGAATGCCGAATGTAAAGGTTGGTTTCAAAAAGTCCCTGAACCATTTGATATAGAAAAAGAAATCGACTGGACACCAGTTTGGTCTTTAACCCATCAAGAATTCAAATATTTACCAACTGTTTATTGCTATTATGGCTATTCTCAACCCGACTCACCAGACTGTTGGGCTGACTCTAATGGATGTGCAGCAGGTAATACACTCGAAGAAGCAATTCTTCAAGGATTTATGGAATTAGTTGAGCGTGATTGTGTAGCGTTGTGGTGGTATAACCGTTTACAAAAAACACAAGTAGATTTAGATAGTTTCAACGAGCCTTATTTCCAGGAACTGAAAGAATATTACCGCAGCCTTAACAGAGAATTGTGGGTTTTAGATATTACTAGCGACTTCGGTATTTCTGCTTTTGCTGCTATTAGTCGTCGAATAGATCAAGAAGTTGAAGATATTATTTTAGGCTATGGCGCTCATTTTGACCCTCAGATTGCCATTAGTCGAGCATTAACGGAAGTTAACCAAATTTTACCTAATGTTTTATCAGTCCAAGGAAATGGTAGCACTCAATATCCCCCATCTGCTGATCCTCTGGCAATAGAATGGTGGAAGTCTGCGACTGTAGCAAATCAACCGTATTTGCTTCCTAATTCTTTAAGTATCCCTAAAATTAATGCAGATTATCCCCAACTAGCTAGTGATGATCTTCTCGAAGATATTCGGCTTTGTCAACAAATAGTTGAGGAAAATGGACTAGAAATGCTAGTTCTAGATCAGACTCGTGCTGATATTGGACTGAGAGTAGCTAAGGTAATTGTTCCAGGAATGCGACATATGTGGAAACGCTTAGGTTCAGGACGGCTTGATCAGGTTCCTGTCAAAATGGGTTGGTTGCAAGAGTCTCTGAGAGAAGACGAATTAAACCCTTATCCCATGTGGATGTAA
- a CDS encoding metallophosphoesterase has protein sequence MKLNRRQFLFLGSLSAIGTGFTGWKLVGQNSENILVDSVIAATPNKKDLLLRFVSVADTGTGARGQYSVAKAMNFYHQKNPYNVVVLAGDNIYNNGEIEKINAVFERPYQPLLKNGVKFHACLGNHDIRTDNGVPQVKYAGFNMKGRYYTFSQDKVQFFALDTNGNADWKNQLIWLEKELSLSKADWKVVFGHHPIYSSGHYGSNANFIKIFTPLFQKYNVQLYINGHEHNYERTRSINGTTYLICGAGAGNRPISRSELTEYSTSNLSFAAYDVYTDRIEVSGIGVDNRVFDRGVIKLRSV, from the coding sequence ATGAAACTTAACCGTCGTCAATTTTTATTTTTAGGTAGTCTTAGCGCTATTGGTACAGGATTTACAGGTTGGAAACTAGTTGGTCAAAATTCTGAAAATATTCTTGTAGATTCAGTAATCGCTGCTACCCCAAATAAAAAAGATTTACTATTACGTTTTGTGTCTGTAGCTGATACCGGAACTGGTGCTAGAGGACAGTATTCTGTAGCAAAAGCTATGAATTTTTATCACCAAAAAAATCCATATAATGTAGTAGTTTTAGCTGGTGATAACATTTACAATAACGGCGAAATTGAGAAAATCAATGCAGTTTTTGAACGTCCTTATCAACCTTTGCTGAAAAATGGCGTGAAATTTCATGCTTGTTTAGGTAATCATGATATTCGTACTGATAATGGAGTTCCCCAAGTTAAATATGCTGGCTTTAATATGAAGGGGCGTTATTATACGTTTAGTCAAGATAAAGTTCAGTTTTTTGCTTTAGATACTAACGGTAATGCTGATTGGAAAAATCAGTTAATTTGGTTAGAGAAAGAATTAAGTTTAAGTAAAGCTGATTGGAAAGTTGTGTTTGGTCATCATCCAATTTATTCATCTGGTCATTATGGGAGTAATGCTAATTTTATTAAAATTTTTACTCCTCTGTTTCAAAAATACAATGTTCAACTTTATATCAATGGTCATGAACACAATTATGAACGCACTCGTTCTATTAATGGAACTACCTATTTAATTTGTGGTGCTGGCGCGGGTAATCGTCCTATTAGCCGTTCTGAGTTGACTGAATATTCGACTAGTAATTTGAGTTTTGCGGCTTATGATGTGTATACAGATAGAATTGAGGTGAGTGGTATTGGTGTTGATAATCGTGTTTTTGATCGGGGTGTGATTAAGTTGAGGAGTGTTTAG
- the rppA gene encoding two-component system response regulator RppA → MRLLLVEDEHDLGVSIHNALTQRDYIVDWAEDGETAWDYLNTIPQRYEIAILDWMLPKLSGLEICKRLRAQKNQLPVMLLTARDSMNDRVTGLDAGADDYLVKPFGMEELLARVRALQRRSPNFQPPQLQVDGLMLDYGNFSLVNLNSKNSSPIILTAKEFQLLEYFMQHPQQILTHEQIRARLWDFESDTVSNVVAAQIRLLRRKLLECGFPTAIETIRGFGYRFSV, encoded by the coding sequence ATGCGTTTATTATTAGTTGAAGATGAACATGATTTAGGTGTTAGCATTCATAATGCTCTTACCCAGCGTGATTATATAGTAGATTGGGCAGAAGATGGAGAGACGGCTTGGGATTATCTGAATACAATACCACAAAGATATGAAATTGCGATTTTAGATTGGATGTTACCCAAGTTATCAGGATTAGAAATATGTAAAAGATTAAGAGCGCAGAAAAATCAATTACCAGTTATGTTATTAACAGCAAGAGATAGTATGAATGATCGTGTAACTGGTTTAGATGCGGGAGCAGATGATTATCTTGTTAAACCATTTGGTATGGAAGAATTATTGGCGCGGGTAAGAGCATTACAAAGAAGATCGCCAAATTTCCAACCACCGCAGTTACAAGTAGATGGTTTAATGTTAGATTACGGTAATTTTTCACTGGTGAATTTAAATAGTAAAAATTCTTCACCTATTATCCTCACAGCCAAAGAATTTCAACTGCTAGAATATTTTATGCAGCATCCTCAACAAATACTAACTCATGAACAAATTCGCGCCAGATTGTGGGATTTTGAAAGTGATACTGTGAGTAATGTGGTTGCTGCACAAATAAGATTATTACGACGCAAATTATTAGAATGCGGTTTTCCTACAGCGATTGAAACTATTCGGGGTTTTGGTTATCGTTTTTCTGTTTAA
- the rppB gene encoding two-component system sensor histidine kinase RppB, with protein MNNNSLFNNSRFKLAITYAGVMGTTLLICGYIAHIVMVKAFTRTLDRELEVLGKVFEDKLKTQLKTPGILPLNIRKSFPEICFEKQSCVKIKSESAVMSLLLQGHYVRLLNSKGEAIAAINHDPDEFTDNIKLHHSYDIRNRNGELYHLHLMPLKINNNQLWGYLQVGRSIQRLNDYMNSLHLLLLLGIPTAMIIIGSGGWWLAGLAMLPIKKSYQKLEQFTADAAHELRTPITSLQTIVETNSINQETQKALERQIKRLVTLTQDLLLLSRLESGLQEVKIQQICLNDLVADVEEELLCLAMNAEVLLFSHVPDQACFYIQGNESQIYRMLLNLVSNAIKYTPVGGEVKINLTTNDNQGIITIKDTGIGIPAADIPHIFDRFYRVNADRSRNTGGSGLGLAISLAIVQTHKGKLEVQSLVDNGSTFTVTLPLVSKVNR; from the coding sequence ATGAATAATAATTCACTATTTAATAATTCTCGTTTTAAATTAGCTATTACCTATGCTGGGGTTATGGGTACAACTTTATTAATATGTGGTTATATCGCTCATATTGTCATGGTAAAAGCTTTTACTCGCACTCTTGATCGAGAATTAGAAGTTTTGGGAAAGGTATTTGAAGATAAACTGAAAACTCAGTTAAAAACTCCAGGAATTTTACCTCTTAATATTAGAAAATCTTTTCCAGAAATTTGTTTTGAAAAACAATCTTGTGTAAAAATAAAATCTGAATCAGCAGTGATGAGTTTATTATTACAAGGTCATTATGTTAGGTTATTAAATTCCAAAGGTGAAGCTATTGCTGCTATTAATCATGATCCTGATGAATTTACTGATAATATTAAACTTCATCATTCTTATGATATCAGAAATCGCAATGGTGAACTATATCATTTACATTTAATGCCTTTAAAAATTAACAATAATCAATTGTGGGGATATTTACAAGTTGGCAGATCCATACAACGATTAAATGATTATATGAATAGTCTACATTTGTTGTTATTATTGGGTATTCCTACTGCTATGATTATTATTGGTAGTGGGGGTTGGTGGTTAGCAGGTTTAGCTATGCTCCCTATTAAAAAATCATATCAAAAATTAGAACAATTTACGGCTGATGCCGCTCATGAGTTACGCACTCCTATTACATCTTTACAAACAATTGTTGAAACAAATTCAATTAACCAAGAAACTCAAAAAGCACTTGAGAGACAAATTAAAAGATTGGTCACTTTAACCCAAGATTTGTTATTATTATCTAGGTTGGAAAGTGGTTTACAGGAAGTAAAAATACAACAAATTTGTTTAAATGATCTAGTTGCAGATGTAGAAGAAGAATTATTATGTTTGGCTATGAATGCAGAGGTTTTATTATTTAGTCATGTTCCTGATCAAGCTTGTTTTTATATTCAAGGTAATGAAAGTCAAATTTATCGAATGTTGCTAAATTTAGTTAGTAATGCTATTAAATATACCCCCGTTGGTGGGGAAGTGAAAATTAATCTGACAACCAATGATAATCAAGGTATAATTACTATCAAAGATACAGGTATTGGTATTCCTGCTGCTGATATTCCCCATATTTTTGATCGCTTTTATCGAGTCAATGCAGATCGTTCTCGAAATACAGGAGGTTCGGGTTTAGGTTTAGCTATTTCTTTGGCAATTGTCCAAACTCACAAAGGCAAATTAGAAGTACAAAGTCTTGTAGATAATGGCAGTACATTTACTGTGACTTTGCCACTCGTTTCCAAAGTAAACAGGTAA
- a CDS encoding PLP-dependent cysteine synthase family protein: MNSIWLLMMVTYSPESTFRSSLPTSPLFKTVTEALGKVPIVQLNRIHPSCQHHHLYLKLESCNPGGSIKEKNAAYLVNEAEKQGLLRPGGTIVESSSGNFGIGLAIVGATKGYRVMIVIDAKTPVTMRRMLTAYGAELVEVPLSAADAQGSMQVARMAKAQELATNIAGAWYPCQHKNPSNTDAHELWTAREIEAAFGGAPDAIAIGVSTAGQLGGISRYFKQYYPQTRIIGVDVAGSAIFGTPRHPYKMTGLGLSFVPPNFDPQVLDAAYSVDDRLAFSVCHALAKQEGMLLGASTGAIVAAALADGQRFTKPQTMLLLNPDRGDRYLETVYNADWLTAQEITILENTNLTTAIANLLPVPLDIVGRSQES; this comes from the coding sequence ATGAACAGTATTTGGCTATTAATGATGGTTACTTACTCTCCAGAATCAACCTTCAGAAGCAGCTTACCAACATCACCGCTATTTAAAACGGTAACAGAAGCGTTAGGTAAAGTTCCCATAGTTCAATTAAATCGAATTCACCCCAGTTGTCAACATCATCATTTATATTTAAAATTAGAATCTTGTAATCCCGGTGGGAGTATTAAAGAAAAAAATGCGGCTTATCTGGTGAATGAAGCCGAAAAACAAGGTTTATTGCGGCCAGGAGGTACAATTGTTGAATCTAGTTCTGGTAACTTTGGCATTGGGTTAGCCATTGTCGGTGCAACTAAGGGTTACAGGGTGATGATTGTCATTGATGCGAAAACTCCTGTAACAATGCGGAGAATGCTTACTGCTTATGGTGCAGAATTAGTAGAAGTGCCTCTGAGTGCGGCTGATGCTCAAGGTTCGATGCAGGTAGCAAGAATGGCAAAAGCTCAGGAATTAGCCACAAATATTGCTGGTGCTTGGTATCCTTGTCAACATAAAAATCCTAGTAATACTGATGCCCATGAACTTTGGACAGCGCGGGAAATAGAAGCTGCTTTTGGTGGTGCGCCGGATGCTATCGCTATTGGAGTCAGTACAGCCGGACAATTAGGCGGTATCAGTCGCTATTTTAAACAGTATTATCCCCAAACCAGAATTATTGGTGTTGATGTGGCAGGATCGGCTATTTTTGGTACACCCAGACACCCCTATAAGATGACTGGACTGGGTTTATCCTTCGTTCCCCCCAATTTTGACCCGCAAGTGTTAGACGCGGCTTATAGCGTTGATGATAGGCTGGCGTTTTCGGTTTGTCATGCTTTGGCTAAACAGGAAGGAATGCTTTTAGGTGCTTCCACTGGTGCAATTGTCGCCGCAGCTTTAGCGGATGGCCAAAGATTTACTAAACCTCAAACTATGTTACTACTTAATCCTGACCGAGGCGATCGCTATCTCGAAACAGTTTACAATGCTGATTGGTTAACTGCACAGGAAATTACAATCCTCGAAAATACCAATTTAACGACAGCAATTGCGAATCTTCTACCTGTACCATTGGATATTGTTGGTAGGAGTCAAGAGTCATAA
- a CDS encoding N-acetylmannosamine-6-phosphate 2-epimerase, producing the protein MKNQKSKMTNLQKGLIVSCQAPVNSPLHDAYVIAAMAQAAVNNGAVGVRIDTPNHIKAVREKVQVPIIGLWKQVITGSDVYITPQFHHAVAVAQAGADIIAIDATMRNRPGDEKLIDIINSIHQELGKPVMADVDTFAAAKLAVDAGADIVGTTLVSYTTETKNFAPPGWELLTQIIENLDTFVICEGGISSPAMARKALDLGADAVVVGGAITGIDLLVKAYNSAL; encoded by the coding sequence ATTAAAAATCAAAAATCAAAAATGACTAATTTACAAAAAGGATTAATTGTTTCCTGTCAAGCACCTGTAAATTCTCCATTACATGATGCTTATGTAATTGCAGCAATGGCGCAAGCTGCTGTTAATAATGGTGCTGTTGGCGTGAGAATTGATACGCCAAATCATATTAAAGCTGTGAGAGAAAAAGTACAAGTACCAATTATTGGACTCTGGAAACAAGTCATAACCGGTTCTGATGTTTACATTACACCACAGTTTCATCACGCTGTAGCTGTGGCACAAGCAGGTGCAGATATTATTGCTATAGATGCTACGATGAGAAATCGTCCTGGTGATGAAAAATTAATTGATATTATTAACAGTATTCATCAAGAATTGGGTAAACCAGTTATGGCAGATGTAGATACATTTGCCGCAGCAAAATTAGCTGTTGATGCTGGTGCTGATATAGTGGGAACTACTCTAGTTAGCTACACTACAGAAACTAAAAATTTTGCTCCTCCTGGTTGGGAATTACTCACCCAAATCATAGAAAATCTTGATACTTTTGTTATTTGTGAAGGCGGTATTTCTTCACCAGCAATGGCAAGAAAAGCCTTAGATTTAGGTGCTGATGCTGTTGTTGTGGGTGGGGCAATTACGGGAATTGATTTGTTAGTTAAAGCTTATAATTCTGCATTATAA
- a CDS encoding GAF domain-containing sensor histidine kinase: MLISPDLGFSRTLPLSVFNQLGELLQQMVPAVESDALVLTEAVLVRIKLPVEWQEQRFKLVVSQGFNALLVGTQKLENQEIDSALNASLTFNQEAIASFVSKLRNLFESNSDTYQNLEQYQQLLAPNDATLQSKFTLLLLEYLLPDFNIDLTVPANLISPENFSCQSVENALIKQIAQERLLNQVNTQIRKSLNLPVIMATAITQVREFLELDRLVIYKFEPLKVKTQHTQDLILSSVNSQSLEQNNENCWGCIVYEARATDNITSVLNFQEKECLTRISHCWEKYRQGFILAVDDVEKTYALEVCLLNFLRTNQIRAKLAAPIMFEEKLWGLLIAHQCHVPRVWQESEKNLLNSIAEQLAIAIHQSDLMHSLRDATQTLTQEKQTLEQRVIERTMAMREALLAAEAASRLRSEFLATISHELLTPLTYVIGMSSTLLRWPLGELSQRQRNYLQTIHDSGEHLLEMINDILDLSQIEAGKAILNISEFSLIKTAENALESLSEKANSEKVTLKLDLQINPLRDLFTADSGRVEQILWNLLANAIKFTPAGGSVTLRLWVEDDTAVFQIEDTGIGIPEDQLPLLFEKFQQLDTPYRRRYEGTGVGLALTKQIIELHRGRIEVESTVSIGSIFTIWIPNQLK, translated from the coding sequence ATGCTTATTTCTCCTGATTTGGGCTTTTCTCGAACCTTGCCTTTAAGTGTATTTAATCAGCTTGGAGAATTATTACAGCAAATGGTTCCAGCGGTAGAAAGTGATGCTTTAGTGCTGACCGAAGCTGTACTGGTTCGGATAAAACTGCCTGTAGAATGGCAAGAACAAAGGTTTAAACTGGTGGTTTCTCAGGGATTTAATGCACTGTTGGTGGGAACCCAAAAGCTGGAAAATCAAGAAATTGACTCAGCCCTAAATGCTAGTTTGACATTTAATCAGGAAGCGATCGCATCTTTTGTCTCTAAATTGCGAAATTTGTTTGAGTCTAATTCTGACACATACCAAAATCTTGAGCAATATCAGCAACTTCTTGCTCCTAATGATGCCACACTCCAAAGTAAATTTACGCTGTTATTATTAGAATATCTGCTCCCTGATTTCAACATAGATTTAACAGTACCTGCCAATTTAATTTCTCCAGAGAATTTTAGTTGTCAGTCGGTGGAAAATGCCTTGATAAAACAGATTGCTCAAGAACGTCTGTTAAATCAAGTAAATACACAAATCCGCAAAAGCCTAAATTTGCCAGTAATTATGGCAACGGCAATTACACAAGTACGTGAATTTCTAGAATTAGATAGATTAGTAATTTATAAATTTGAGCCGCTTAAAGTCAAGACTCAACATACACAAGATTTAATCCTAAGTTCAGTTAATTCTCAATCCTTAGAACAGAATAATGAAAATTGCTGGGGTTGTATAGTTTATGAAGCCCGTGCTACAGACAATATTACCTCTGTGTTAAATTTTCAAGAAAAAGAATGTCTGACGCGCATTTCTCACTGTTGGGAAAAATATCGTCAAGGTTTTATCTTAGCTGTTGATGATGTGGAAAAAACCTATGCACTGGAAGTGTGTTTATTAAATTTTTTAAGGACAAACCAAATTCGGGCAAAATTAGCAGCCCCAATTATGTTTGAAGAAAAACTTTGGGGGCTTTTAATTGCTCACCAATGTCATGTTCCTCGTGTATGGCAAGAAAGTGAAAAAAACTTATTAAATTCAATTGCAGAACAATTAGCGATTGCTATTCATCAAAGTGATTTAATGCATTCTTTACGAGATGCTACGCAAACACTAACTCAAGAAAAACAAACTTTAGAACAACGAGTGATTGAACGGACTATGGCAATGCGGGAAGCACTACTAGCCGCAGAAGCCGCCAGTCGTCTCAGAAGTGAATTTCTGGCTACAATCAGTCATGAATTGCTCACACCTTTAACTTATGTGATTGGGATGTCTTCGACATTATTACGTTGGCCTTTGGGTGAGTTAAGCCAACGACAACGTAATTATTTACAAACTATCCATGACAGTGGTGAACATTTATTAGAAATGATTAATGACATCCTCGATTTATCACAAATTGAGGCTGGTAAAGCAATATTAAATATTTCTGAATTTTCTTTGATCAAAACAGCAGAAAATGCACTAGAATCATTATCAGAAAAAGCAAACAGCGAAAAAGTTACTCTTAAACTCGATTTACAAATTAACCCTTTGCGCGATTTATTTACTGCTGATTCTGGAAGAGTAGAACAAATTCTCTGGAATTTATTAGCTAATGCTATCAAGTTTACTCCCGCAGGTGGCAGCGTTACTTTGCGTTTGTGGGTAGAAGATGACACTGCTGTTTTTCAAATTGAAGATACTGGTATTGGCATCCCAGAAGATCAATTACCACTACTATTTGAAAAATTTCAGCAACTTGATACACCCTATCGTCGTCGCTATGAAGGTACAGGAGTTGGTTTAGCTTTAACTAAACAAATTATAGAACTTCATCGCGGTCGAATTGAAGTAGAATCGACTGTAAGCATAGGTTCAATTTTTACTATCTGGATACCAAATCAATTAAAATAA